AAAACCTGCGTGCATCGCCAACACCATGACGGCACCCAGCAACAAAAACAACACATCCATGCTGGTTTGTAACTGTAAAAACTGACTGATGCTTGCAGCACCATCTTGTTTATTCACGTTTGTTCTCCAAATGTTGAATGGCAATGCACGTCGATTGAGTCAATGCTTCTTTTGAGTGCAAAAAATGAATGGTACTACCGATTTTGGTGCGTGAATTTGTCCAAATTGGTTCAATTGTTGATTTTTTTGGTGCGATTGATTGAAAATGGTGCAAATTGAAGTAAAGCCCTTTGTTTTTTGCACCAGAAGGTTTTGTTTACATTGATTTTTGCATCAAATTGATGCAAAAAAGCACACGCATGGGGCGTGTGCTTTTTTTTGGATGTGCCATTTATCGATCGTTCAGCTTGTTCTTGATGGGGGTTTCGGGTTCAGCATCCACAAATTTGACGACTTCATAGCCTGCAATGCCATCGGTCAACGTGGAAGCGGGGTTGTCATTTTGCAGTGAACCTAACCCTTTGAGTTCCAGTTGAAAGTAGATTGAGTTATTGGCGGTATTGGTGCTGTCGGAAATGGTGCGTTCGCCCACCAAACGAAAGACCCAGCAGTCTTTGGCATATTCGATGCCGACCAAAGCATCAGACACGCGGGTGTTTTTGAGGTCATAGTTAATGCGTGCCACACCGTACAGTGACTTAGATATTTTCGTCAAAGGCCACTGGGTTGAGACATACACGCTGCGGGTTGGTGTGGTTGATACACTGTTTTTATGGAATCCGACATTGATGACTTTTTTGGGTGCAGGTTGCCAGCGTACGGTCAAATCGGTTCTTAATAATTTACTGCTGTCGAAATTATATTGAGCAAAGGCGTCTACCCAAAAATGGGGGGCAATTTGACCCGATGCAGACAGCAAAAGATCCGATTTGCGTGTGGTGTCCACTGTGCCACCAGGCAGGGTCACACGCTGTTCAGTAAAGTAATGTCGTTGTGCCGCTGTGACTTGGAACAGTTGCTCGCCTGTGTCTTGAGCCAGCCAACGGCTGGTCACGCCGAGTGTGGCTTGATTGGCTTGGGAAATGCGGTCACGACCCGTGAACAGATTTTCACCATAAATATGTGACAAATCAAAATCAGCCAGAGCGGAATCAAAATTCCAGATGCGACTTTGGTCCTTATAAGGCACATACAAATAATATAAACGCGGTTCGAGCGTTTGAATGGCAGGGCGACCCAGCCATGAACTGTTGCTGCGCTCAAATACCAAACCTGAGTCCACACTGGCGATGGGTAACACCCGTGTTGCGCTCGCATCGTATCCACTGGCGACACGTGATAAATCATATTTTGTGGCATACACACCGATTTTTGGGGTGATGAAACCGGCCGCGCGGCGATATTCATAACGCACGCTGGGGTAAGCCACATGACGCCAACCTTCGGCGTAGTTGGTGTTTGGGTGAGTGAAATGTGTGCTTTCAACATCCGTGTTGGCGATCCAATTGCCCCAACGCTTCGTGCCTGTGATGGTGAGCTGTGGTTCAAAGTCATAAGGCACCGTGACGCTGTTGGTGCTGTCTTGTAACGTCTGGTTGGTTTTTTCGCGGATGCGTGCTGTCCAATTGTCCTTGCTGTATTGAGCGGCATATTCGCTGGTTAAGATGCGATTGGAGGCGTTGGTGTTTTTGGTTGGGATGTCATCGAGGTAGGATTTATCCGATGCGCGTTGTGCATCCATCCAAGCCGACCATGTGCCGCCGCCCAAGTCACCAGATACGAGGTGCTGTGCTCGCCAGTAAAAACGGCTGCGATCTGCGGTGCTGTCGTAGGGCAAATAATTGCCTGACAACATGCCTGTGCCGTATTGGCGGGTCATGTAGCGGTATTCGCCTCCCAGTTTAACGCCACGTTTGGTGGTCACACCGGGATACACCGTCAAATCATAATTGGGGGCGAGGTTGAAATAGTAGGGGATGGTCAAATCCACACCCGATGTGCTGGAAATGCCCATCGTTGGAGACAAAAAGCCAGAGCGTCGGCGGTTACCCAAGGGGAATTGCATGTAAGGCGTGGCCAAAATGGGTAAGTTCTTAAACACCAACACAGCACTCGTCCCTTGACCAAGGTCATTGTCTTGGTCAATCATCAATGTTTTACTTTTCAAATACCAATCTGGATCTTCGGCACGGCAGGTCGTGTAGTAAGCATCTTGCATCAGTGCACGGCGACTGGACAGCAGAGACAATGATTCTGCTTTACCTCGACCCTCCGTGGCACTGATGGCATAGGTGGCTTGCGTTGCTTCGGCTTTTTGAGTGGATAAATTGTAATGAATGACGGTGCCCGTGACTTCATCGCCCGCGGTGTTACGCAACACCGCATGGCCCGTTGACGTGACTTGCTCGCTCGAGTAGTCGTAATTCACCACATCGCCTTGCATGCGCATGTCGTTGCGTGCAATGCAGGCTTTGCCTTTCAAAATGATGTTGTCATTGACCTGACCTGTTAATGTGTTGGCATCGGCGATGGTGTTGTCTTTGGGGTATTTTTTAACGGTGGCTGTGCTGAGTTCATCGCAATACGGCAAAGGGTTGCTTGGACTGTGTGGCAAGATCACCTTGGCTTTGGCATCCTTGGCAAGGGTGTCACTGAGGGCGACCGCACGTGCGGTGCCGATGGCTGAAGGCACAGGGTCTTGTTTCGCTGTTTCGATGCTGACCTGCGCGTGCGCATTGATTGAAGCTGCAGTGAGCAACGCCATGGCCATGCGCACGTGTTGGGTCAAAGGCTTAATCAATAGCGACGGGTGGATTTTTTTCAGCATAACGGTCATCAGCAATAATCATCAATGGTCAGTCATCGTCTGCAAAAACCGGCGGTCGGTCAGGACGTGACAGTAAGTACAAGAACGGATGCAATGGGTGCATGGAATCAGGTAAAATGCAGCGATTTGATGGCGCAAAGTGAGCCGATCGAAAGTGCAAAACAGTTGCAATTGTACCCGATAAAATTCGCTGAGGCGGCGCAACCGTACAATGGATGTGTGTTTGCCCACTGATCACTTCGCCATTGCTTATTCATTTTTTCTACAGAATCGAACGTGAGCCCAATATGAGCACTATATTACCCAACGATGACCGCACCGCAGCCCTCGCACAATGGTTGACCACGCTACCTGCCGAATTGGGCATCCACCACGCCAGCTTGTCTGTGGCCTCTGCCGATGCCAGTTTTCGCCGCTATTTCCGCATTGAAAGCAGCAACGCAGCACACCCCACACTCATCATCATGGACGCGCCACCCTCACACGAAGACTGTCAGCCCTTTATCCACGTGGCTGAATTGTTTGGTCGCAGCGGCGTGCATGTGACCAAAATCCTTGAGCAAAACTTGGAGCAAGGGTTTTTGTTGCTCACCGATTTGGGCAATCACACCTATTTGTCGGTGCTTGAACACGACCTGAGCCAAGCCGATGCACTGTATCGCGATGCCTTGACGGCTTTGACTAAACTGCAAGTCGCCAGCACACCCGATGAATTGCCCCTGTACGACCGTGAACGCTTGCTCAATGAAATGATGTTGTTCCCACAATGGTATCTTGGTGTGCACAAAAATTTCACCTTAACGGACGCGCAAACCGCCCAACTCACGCACGTTTTCAGCACACTGCTTGACAACAACCTCGCACAAACGCAAGTGTGGGTGCATCGTGATTACCACAGCCGCAACTTAATGGTGATTGACGACAACAACCCTGGTATTTTGGATTTTCAAGACGCGGTGTATGGCCCGATCACTTATGACCTCGTGTCTTTGCTGCGTGACGCATACATTGAATGGCCTGAGGCGCAACAAATTGACTGGCTCGTGCGTTACTGGGAGCAAGCACGAAAAGCAGGTTTGAATGTGCCAGCAGCATTCGATGAATTTTACAAAGACTTTGAATACATGGGATTGCAACGCCACCTCAAAGTGCTTGGGATCTTCGCCCGCTTGTTCCACCGAGATGGTAAATCAGGCTATTTGAAAGACCTGCCTTTGGTCTTGAAGTACACCCGTCAAGTGGCTGCACGCTACCGTGATTTTGCACCGTTGTTGCATATTTTAGATGCCGTTGCAGAAGAAGCGGCCGATACGACCCAAGTCGGTTACACATTCTAAAAGGTCAAATAATGATTCAAGTCGCCATGATTTTTGCCGCAGGGCGCGGCGAACGGATGCGTCCGTTGACCGATGTCAAGCCTAAACCGTTGCTCGAAGTCGCGGGCAAACCGCTGATAGTTTGGCAAATTGAAGCCATTGCCGCAGCAGGCATCACCGACATCATCATCAACCACGCGTGGCTCGGCGAGCAAATCCCCGCTGCGCTCGGTGACGGTGCGCAATTTGGCGTGCGCTTGCATTACTCCGCTGAAGGCAACGCGCTCGAAACCGCAGGCGGCATTGCCAAAGCCATGCCACAGCTTAAAGCACACAGCGACAGCCCCATTTTTCTCGCGGTGAGTGGTGACATTTACACCGATTACAACTACGCCAGCCTGCACGCCAAAGCCGCCGAACTTGCCCGAGCCGAACAACCGCACATGCACCTCGTCATGGTCGACAACCCCGCTTTTCATGCCAAAGGCGATTTTGTGTTGAATGGCGGACGGTTGTTTGGATTGGATGCCGAACAAGGTCAAGCCCTGACTTTTGGCAACATTGGCTTGTACGACATGCACCAGTTTGATCAACTGCCTGTCGGTGAAAAAATTCCGATGAGTCCGTATTATCGTCAGTCCATTGCGGACGGTGTGGCCAGCGGTGAGTATTTTGGGGGCGTTTGGGAAAATGTGGGGACTGCGGCGCAGTTGGAAGCACTCAATCTAAGTTTTGCTTGAGTGCATCTTTCGCTCTCACAAGAAAAATCTTCTAAAGCCATCACTTCATGCACACACTCAACATCATCGGCGCAGGGCGCGTGGGGCAAACCTTGGCGCGGCTTTGGCATGCACACTCTGTTTTTCAAATCGGTGCGGTTTGTAATCGCAGTATTGGCAGTGCACAAGCGGCGGTTGATTTTATACAAGCAGGCACCGCTTTTGATGTGGACGCTCTTTCACTTTTACCCGCCGCTGATGTCTGGTTGTTGGCGTGTCCTGACGACCAGCTACAGGCGTGTTGTACTGATTTAAGTAAGCATGGCGCGTTCAATCAAGACTCAATCGTCTTTCATTGCAGCGGCGCGTTGACCGCGCATGAGGTGCTGCAATCTGCAAAAAACTGCGGTGCGCAGATCGCCAGTGCTCATCCGATTAAAAGTTTCGCCAACCCTGACTCAGCGGTGCAAGGTTTCACAGGCACTTTTTGCGGTACGGAAGGTGACGCTGCGGCATTGGCTGTTTTAGAATCGGCTTTTGCTGCAATTGGTGGGCACTGTTTTACGATTAAGCCTGAATCGAAAACCTTGTATCACGCGGCCAGTGTGATGGCGTGCAATTACCTTGTGGCATTGCAGGAGGTCAGCATTCAGGCTTTTACGCAAGCGGGTGTGGCGCGTGAGCAGGCGATGGCGATTTTGCAGCCGATTGTCAGCGATACGGTGAATAATGTTTTCAGCATGGGCACGCAAGCTGCGTTGACGGGGCCGATAGCCCGTGGCGATGCGGCTGTGGTGGAGAAGCAAGTCGCCGCTTTGAAGGGATGGCGTATGGATTATGCGCAAATGTATCAGCAGCTTGGGCAAGTGACTTTAACGCTGGCAGAGCCTTGTGGCATCAGTGATCAAACTGCACGCAGGTTGGCGGACATATTGGGTCGTGAGGATTAACGCGATGGGGCGCTTTTAAAAAATAATTTCAAAAATTTCAAAATAAACCATGTGCTTTAATTAAGCATGCCGTCACTCCCGCATGCTGTTGGCGGGAGTCCAGTCAAATGCGTCGCTTTTGTGTTGCCTTTTATTGGTTTTATACGGGGTTGTAAAACGCCTTCCATCTCATTGGATTGAGCAAGCATTTCTCGAAACATCGCTTGATTCATTTTCCAGTTAAATCCATGCAGAAATGATGATATGGGGTGATTTGAGTGCGCGGATTCTATTGAATTCAATGAACACATGCGTTTGTATGTGATTCATCATTAGTGCCAATCAAATATTGACCCAATGCGCTTAATCGGTAGAACAACGATATAATGAAAGCCGATGAACCGAAGATCAACCCAGCCCAACGCCCATCGTCCATGGGCGTT
The window above is part of the Ephemeroptericola cinctiostellae genome. Proteins encoded here:
- a CDS encoding LPS-assembly protein LptD, translated to MLKKIHPSLLIKPLTQHVRMAMALLTAASINAHAQVSIETAKQDPVPSAIGTARAVALSDTLAKDAKAKVILPHSPSNPLPYCDELSTATVKKYPKDNTIADANTLTGQVNDNIILKGKACIARNDMRMQGDVVNYDYSSEQVTSTGHAVLRNTAGDEVTGTVIHYNLSTQKAEATQATYAISATEGRGKAESLSLLSSRRALMQDAYYTTCRAEDPDWYLKSKTLMIDQDNDLGQGTSAVLVFKNLPILATPYMQFPLGNRRRSGFLSPTMGISSTSGVDLTIPYYFNLAPNYDLTVYPGVTTKRGVKLGGEYRYMTRQYGTGMLSGNYLPYDSTADRSRFYWRAQHLVSGDLGGGTWSAWMDAQRASDKSYLDDIPTKNTNASNRILTSEYAAQYSKDNWTARIREKTNQTLQDSTNSVTVPYDFEPQLTITGTKRWGNWIANTDVESTHFTHPNTNYAEGWRHVAYPSVRYEYRRAAGFITPKIGVYATKYDLSRVASGYDASATRVLPIASVDSGLVFERSNSSWLGRPAIQTLEPRLYYLYVPYKDQSRIWNFDSALADFDLSHIYGENLFTGRDRISQANQATLGVTSRWLAQDTGEQLFQVTAAQRHYFTEQRVTLPGGTVDTTRKSDLLLSASGQIAPHFWVDAFAQYNFDSSKLLRTDLTVRWQPAPKKVINVGFHKNSVSTTPTRSVYVSTQWPLTKISKSLYGVARINYDLKNTRVSDALVGIEYAKDCWVFRLVGERTISDSTNTANNSIYFQLELKGLGSLQNDNPASTLTDGIAGYEVVKFVDAEPETPIKNKLNDR
- a CDS encoding Rossmann-like and DUF2520 domain-containing protein translates to MHTLNIIGAGRVGQTLARLWHAHSVFQIGAVCNRSIGSAQAAVDFIQAGTAFDVDALSLLPAADVWLLACPDDQLQACCTDLSKHGAFNQDSIVFHCSGALTAHEVLQSAKNCGAQIASAHPIKSFANPDSAVQGFTGTFCGTEGDAAALAVLESAFAAIGGHCFTIKPESKTLYHAASVMACNYLVALQEVSIQAFTQAGVAREQAMAILQPIVSDTVNNVFSMGTQAALTGPIARGDAAVVEKQVAALKGWRMDYAQMYQQLGQVTLTLAEPCGISDQTARRLADILGRED
- a CDS encoding aminoglycoside phosphotransferase family protein translates to MSTILPNDDRTAALAQWLTTLPAELGIHHASLSVASADASFRRYFRIESSNAAHPTLIIMDAPPSHEDCQPFIHVAELFGRSGVHVTKILEQNLEQGFLLLTDLGNHTYLSVLEHDLSQADALYRDALTALTKLQVASTPDELPLYDRERLLNEMMLFPQWYLGVHKNFTLTDAQTAQLTHVFSTLLDNNLAQTQVWVHRDYHSRNLMVIDDNNPGILDFQDAVYGPITYDLVSLLRDAYIEWPEAQQIDWLVRYWEQARKAGLNVPAAFDEFYKDFEYMGLQRHLKVLGIFARLFHRDGKSGYLKDLPLVLKYTRQVAARYRDFAPLLHILDAVAEEAADTTQVGYTF
- the murU gene encoding N-acetylmuramate alpha-1-phosphate uridylyltransferase MurU — encoded protein: MIQVAMIFAAGRGERMRPLTDVKPKPLLEVAGKPLIVWQIEAIAAAGITDIIINHAWLGEQIPAALGDGAQFGVRLHYSAEGNALETAGGIAKAMPQLKAHSDSPIFLAVSGDIYTDYNYASLHAKAAELARAEQPHMHLVMVDNPAFHAKGDFVLNGGRLFGLDAEQGQALTFGNIGLYDMHQFDQLPVGEKIPMSPYYRQSIADGVASGEYFGGVWENVGTAAQLEALNLSFA